atagcaaatcaaatcaaatcaaatgtatttatatagcccttcgtacatcagctgatatctcaaagtgctgtacagaaacccagcctaaaaccccaaacagcaagcaatgcaggtgtagaagcacacacCTTGTTGCACCCTTCATTAAAGTCAGAATTAGTTTACTTCATCCTGTTAATACTTAAATGTTCTCAtattagtttgtgtgtgtgtcataatgGTGGACTGGCCAACTGGCATACTGGGCAAATGCCAGATGGTCTGGTCCATTTCTAGCCCAGTGGGCCTGTTttgcttgtttttttttgttgcacaaAATGATCATTAACTGACTAATAATGGGTGCCTTGAGGAAAAAATATTTCATTGTGTTAGAAATGTCAGGActgatttctggtcccagtctgcccctgtgtgtgtgtgtgtgtgtttgcctgtgtgagGCCGCATACACCCATGGCCTAGGCCTGCTTTGTTGAATTTCCTCTCCTTGGTGTGAATGAGATGCATCTTTTCACATGCTAACTCTAATGAAGGGCTCATGGGTCAGGAGCCAGGCAGGTGCCCATGCATGTATACTGTAATAGCAGCAGTACCCACAACGAaggcctgcctgtgtgtgtatttgtggttCTTTCTGTATGTGTCTGATGGGTGGATGATTTACTCCATCAGGGCTACAACACACAATTAGTCTAGTGGTTTCCATCTCACTGTATCATTGATGGGGAACATGGTTTTCATTTAAAAATTAAtaataattaattaataaatTGCCAAGTGTGAGCTCCCTGTCAAACTTCTAGCACTTATCCAAACAATTTTAGGGATTCAattcagggaggaagggagaatagCACTGGAACCATTTATGTGCTCAGACATAATGATATCTGTACTGCAAAACACTCTCCTTCAACCCCGACCCCCAGGTATCACTGGTGTTCCTGATCAGCGGATTGATCATCCTGGGCTATGCTTCATCCATCAGCAGAAAGAATACCTATCAGGACGTGGTGCGAGAGGTGTGTGGGGGGGCCATCGGCCAGCTGTGTGAGGTCTGCTTCTGCTTCAACCTCTTCATGATCTCTGTGGCCTTCCTGGTGGTGGTGCAGGACCAGCTAGACAAACGTGAGTGATAACGTCCAGACCAGCATTGACACAGCATCACGCTGTTCCCACAATGGCCCCATAGCCACAGTTATAAATGGATGCTGTTATCTGATATACCGATAGAGCCACCAACGTCCTGAAAATGTTTTAACGTGTATCTATGAGTGTTTTCTAtatgtgttccagtgtgtgtgtctctgtatgagACGGTGACGGGGTCCTTAGAGGGCGAGATACCGTACCACTGGTACACGGACCAACGGTTCCACCTCTTCATCATGTGCCTCAtcttcatcctccctctctccatccccaaagAGATTGGCATCCAGAAATACACCAGGTGTGTCGGTTGGAGCGGGGGTGCTTGCCTGTGTAATATGtgttgtgcatgtctgtgtgtgttaaaaATTGGGATACTACATGGTTATTCAGACCCCctatttcccctctctttctttgaCTCTTTGACTCTCTCTGTATCACTCAGTGTGCTGGGCACTCTGGCTGCTACATATCTCTGTGTGGCTGTCATTGTCAAATACTACATGATGGACGAACATTCAGCCGTCATTATCCCAGAGCACAGTGAAGGgtcagtgagtgtgtgagttggtttgtgtgagtgtgtgtatgtatgtatgtgcgtttGTGTGCACGTGTTTCTTCGGCAAGTTTGAGTATACTTGTGCATATGATATGTGTGATAATATGTTATCCCCTGTCTTCTATGTTTTCTAGAAAAGATTCATGTGCCTCAATGTTCAGCGTCGTCCCCACCATCTGTTTTGGCTTCCAGGTACAGAACAATCTTTTAACTGTTTGAAGTCTGGAGACAGTATCTGTACTATAGGGTTATGCattttgattgtgtgtgtgttacactgctacaacacctatACTATGTTTGTGTATTATTAGTATGTatatgaatgtgtgtttgtgtgttgcagTGCCATGAGGCCTGTATAGCCATCTACAGCAGCATGGAGAACAAGAAGCTCTCCCATTGGGTGATCATCTCTGTGATCTCTATGTTCTTCTGTCTGCTCATCTACACCCTTACAGGTGAGCTGGCATGTCAATCATGGCATGGTCCCTCCTTCCTTGAAGTAAATCACTGATAAAAGTGGTTGGATTGGTGAAAGCAGTTGGATAGTTTTAGCGTTGAGCAGTGAATACCTCAAGGAAAGAAGGATGGATTTTAGGATGCAAGGAAGTATTCTAACAGGACCTGATGTCCAGTTGTTTAGTGCATTGTGGGAGCTATTGTAGGAGCTGTCAGGCTGTCAAACATATCCCTTTCTCTGTTCTTAGGTATCTTTGGCTTCCTGACGTTTGGGCGCACAGTGGCGGCTGATATTCTGATGTCATATCCTGGAAATGATGTGGTCATGATCATTGCCAGACTGCTATTTGGAATATCAATCATCACCATCTATCCAATTATACTTCTGTTGGGAAGGTAGGGTCCCACTTGGACAGCACAAGCAATTGTTTCTGTGTGTTACCGTGTAactgagtctgtgtgtgtaaaTTTATGTTCATTGCACAGGTCTGTCATTCTGGACCTGATGTTGCGAATTCGTCGCCATCGGCGCGGTGGAGTCACACACTCATTTGAGAACCGCTGCAGAGTGATTCTGACTGTCATCTGGATCACAATCACCCTCCTCATCGCCATGTTCGTCCCTGACATGAGTGAGGTCATCAGCGTTATCGGAGGAATCAGTGCCTTCTTCATCTTTATCTTTCCTGGTATgaaacaaagtgtgtgtgtgtgtgtgtgtgtgtatgtaggcaTGTGTCTGAGGTTGTTTGTGACTCACATGCGTTCCTGTGTTGAGCTGATCCTGTGTTTGTGTAaaacttgtgtcaactaacattgAGATGCGTGTTGCAGGGCTTTGCCTGGTATTCACTATGCAGTCAGAGCCTGTGTCGCCCAGAGTCAGGTGAGTGGAGTAGTTTGAAGTTATGAGATCACCTGGTGGTTTTGAATTGAATCACAAAATGCCCACAAAACATGAGTTAAATTGCATACTATTGCATTACTATTGTAAACATTCATGAATGTATCTGATTCCACCCATTTCTTTCTCttttgtccctctgtctctctctctctccctgtctgcagGGTGGTGTGCACTGTGTGGGGTGTGATTACTGTAATTGTTGGAGCCTTCATTTTTGGACAGAGCACTACCATTGCCATTATGGAGATCTTCCACAAATTCTGATAACCATCACCATCAGAACCACCAAAATCACCAGCACTGTCATCTTTGCCAGCGTCATTATCAATAAAACAACATCATTATGATTGTACACGGGTTCTGTTTGAGGTTCATCATGTTTTTAAAGTTGAGGTTCATGGGAGTCAGAAGTCAAGTCTAGAATAACATATTGATGTAGTGCTGCTATATCAACACTGCATTGGGAAATTGatctatgtacagtggggagaacaagtatttgatacactgccgattctgCATGTTTTCcttcttacaaagcatgtagaggtctgtatttttttatcatatgtacacttcaactgtgagagacggaatctaaaacaaaaatccagaaaatcactttgtatgatttttaagtaattaatttgcattttattgcatgacataagtatttgatcacctaccaaccagtaagaattccgtctctcacagacctgttagtttttctttaagaatccctcctgttctccactcattacttgtattaactgcacctgtttgaacttgttacctgtataaaagacacctgtccacacactcaatcaaacagactccaaactctccacaatggccaagaccacagagctgtgtaaggacatcacgtataaaattgtagacctgcacaaggctgggatggactacaggacaataggcaagcagcttggtgagaaggcaacaactgttggcgcaattattagaaaatggaagaagttcaagaggacggtcaatcaccctcggtctggggctccatgcaagatctcacctcgtggggcatcaatgatcatgaggaaggtgagggatcagcccagaactacacggcaggacctggtcaatgtaCTGAAGAgaactgggaccacagtctcaaagaaaaccattagtaacacactacgccgtcatggattaaaatcctgcagcgcacgcaaggtccccctgctcaacccagcgcatgtccaggcccgtctgaagtttgccaatgaccatctggatgatccagaggaggaatgggagaaggtcatgtggtctgatgagacaaaaatagagctttttggtctaaactccactcgccatgtttggaggaagaagaaggataagtacaaccccaagaacatcatcccaaccgtgaagcatggaggtggaaaaatcattctttggggatgctttgctgcaaaggggacaggacgactgcaccgtattgaggggaggatggatggggccatgtatcgcgagatcttggccaacaacctccttccctcagtaagagcattgaagatgggtcgtggctgggtcttccagcatgacaacgacccgaaacacacagccagggcaactaaggagtggctccgtaagaagcatctcaaggtcctggaatggcctagccagtctccagacctgacccaataaaaaatctttggagggagctgaaagtctgtattgctcagcgacagccccgaaacctgaaggatctggagaaggtctgtatggaggagtgggccaaaaaccctgctgcagtgtgtgcaaacctggtcaagaactacaggaaacgtatgatctctgtaattgcaaacaaaggtttctgtaccaaatattaagttcttaTTTTCTGaggtatcaaatacttatgtcatgcaataaaatgcaaattaattacttaaaaatcatacaatgtgatgttctggatttttgttttagattccgtctctcacagttgaagtgtacctatgataaaaattacagacctctacatgctttgtaagtaggaaaacctgcagaatcggcagtgtatctaatacttgttctccccactgtatgtatgtgtgcataGACATGTATGTGCATTCATAAATTATTCTTCCTTTGTGGCCATCACAACCAATCACAACAGATATGCAGCTAGAGTCCAGTCAGCTTGCAGTGTCATGTTGCAGAGCTGTGGCAGGGGGCAGGGAGCAGTGTTTCATAGGGATGAAGGCAGGAAGACTGAATGAGTTCTTCCACAATGAGACAATGTAAATAAAGACTGCACCTCGAAATGACAGAACATATGGAAACACTTCAATTTTCTCTCCCTTTATacgtatttatttttttgttgctctGCATCTCTGCATCTCTTCTTCTCCCACCTCACtgacctctctctatcccagcgGTGAGTACTGGTATATCAGTGATGGTGCAGTGTAGAGCCCGACAGCAGAGATGCTGAATATGACTGTTTAAGTGttaacctacatcagaatcagTAGTTatagcaatcaatcaatcaatcaatcaaatgtatttataaagcccttcttacatcagctgatgtcacaaagtgctgtacagaaatccagcctaaaaccccaaacagcaagcaatgcaggtgtataagcacggtggctcggaaaaactctctagaaaggccggaacctaagaagaaacctagagaggaacggctatgtggggtggccagtcctcttctggctgtgccgggtggagattataacagaacatggccaagatgttcaaatgttcatagatgaccagcagggtcaaataataataatcacagtggttgtagagggtgctacaggtcagcacctcaggagtaagtgtcagttggcttttcatagccgatcattcagagtatctctaccgctgctgctgtctctagagagttgaaaacagcaggtctgggacaggtagcacgtccagtgaacaggtcaggcttccatagccacaggcagaacagttgaaactggagcagccgCACAAccaagtggactggggacagcaaggagtcatcaggccaggtagtcctgaggcatggtcctagggctcaggtcctcctcagagagagagagagagagagagagagagagagggaattagagagcatgcttaaattcacacaggataccagctaagacaggagaaatactccagatataacggACTGAACCCTAGCAGAGTGTGAAGCGTATGTGTGTGAGTCGGTGTGTGAATGAGTTATGTGACAGAGTGGGGAAATGAGGGATGTACTGTATCTATGCATAGAGAGTCATAGGCTGAAAGCACAGATCAGGctgctgacaacacacacacgcacacgcatgcaGCCTTTATACCATATACACATTCACAACAGTGTAACATCATTACAGCCTCCTAATTTGCCCTTGGCAAATTCAATTCCTTAAATTCAATAAAGTGGCACTATTTGAAGACAATTGAATAATTACTGGATACTATTATGTAAATTAAACAGGAAGACAATGGAATTGACCGTCAAGCATTTAATCAATGTGACAGTGGCAGCACAAGATCacgcacacgaacacacacacacacacacacacacagctctgatcgCTCGCAAGCTGACGGTAGAATATGTTAATGATTACTATTGCTCACATGGAAAGAGAGGAGTTTGGGGtttgtgtgtcccccccccccagatCTTTACTTGCAGGGAGTGACTGAGAGGGAAACACTGCTCAGATGATCAATCAGAAACACTTTTAATCCTCTTAGTCACACATCATTTGCTTTGTTATCTTGCTGTCAGGCTGTGTGAGAAAACTTGAAACGTGTGTGTCTatgtgagtgtgcatgtgagtgtgtgtgtgtatacgtttgTGTGATTTGAAGATTGTACAGGTGTTTCAAATATACAATAATTCTGTCCCTAGTAGCTGACAGATTGCCCTGTGATCCAAGCACAAGCAGGCTATCATAACCTACACTGCATTGCTCTATACTGCCCGAGGTATCTTAAACACACATCAGAGCTTAAATAAAGTACATTTTCTTAATATGTACCACAGATTAAGAGATTGGTTATGTAATTGAAGGCACCATCAAGGAGCAACTCTCTTCTATTTCTAGGTGTTTTTCTTTTGGAAGGCTGTATGTTAATAGGTTAATTTAGAGAAAAAATGCTAACGCTGTAATCTGTGGCAGATATTGCAATTATCGTCTCACTGCTGCTCTGATTGGTAATGAGAGGGATTGCTGTCCCTGCAGGAAGCTCATCAGGGGTTCTCTAAGAGTTATGGAATAACTGGAAGCTGGGATAAGAGGAGGTAAACACAAAtgaaataatatacagtatgtgcatgaAATAcagtgagtataccaaacattaggaacaccttcctaatattgagttcccAACCCCCCTCAGGACAGCCACAATTCATCGGgggatggactctacaaggtgtcaaaagcatgtcgggatgtcctttgggtggtggaccattcttgatacacacgggaaaatgttgagtgtgaaaaacccagcagtgttgcagttcctgacacaaaagcctggcatctactaccataccctgttcaaaggcacttacatttttttaccctctgaatggcacacatacacaaaacatgtctcaattgtctcaaggcttaaaaatccttcttcaacctgtctcctccccttcatatgattgatgtggatttagcaagtgacatcaataagggatcatagctttcacctggattcacctggtcagtctatttcaTGGAGAGAGCCGGTGTTCAAAAtgctttgtatactcagtgtacatgtaTTCCCAGCACATGGATACATACAAGCactcacatgcacaaacacacacacacagcctccaatTCTTTCTGCATCCGAGCCTAATGGGAATGTGTGAAACACACCAATGAGCCCAGCTGGGCCACAATTACAGTACAGCACAATGCAGACATCACACACAACCAGTGTGTACTAGAACTACACAAAAATATTGCAGTGTTTTTAACTGGCTCTCCCCCTCCatcattctctccctctgcttctgcctctctcAGGCTGTTATTCAGTAATTGAGTTGACCATTAGA
The Oncorhynchus nerka isolate Pitt River linkage group LG28, Oner_Uvic_2.0, whole genome shotgun sequence genome window above contains:
- the LOC115112325 gene encoding putative sodium-coupled neutral amino acid transporter 8 encodes the protein MSKTEGGNTSMRARSFTQRELDAVSRSSYFQRMLPEREEQGRVYDAVFHLREGYEPKVSRDDKAVNLTLNINKEERGRRVPVLSSSMYGWHVDKPLEAPYKNNVSLVFLISGLIILGYASSISRKNTYQDVVREVCGGAIGQLCEVCFCFNLFMISVAFLVVVQDQLDKLCVSLYETVTGSLEGEIPYHWYTDQRFHLFIMCLIFILPLSIPKEIGIQKYTSVLGTLAATYLCVAVIVKYYMMDEHSAVIIPEHSEGKDSCASMFSVVPTICFGFQCHEACIAIYSSMENKKLSHWVIISVISMFFCLLIYTLTGIFGFLTFGRTVAADILMSYPGNDVVMIIARLLFGISIITIYPIILLLGRSVILDLMLRIRRHRRGGVTHSFENRCRVILTVIWITITLLIAMFVPDMSEVISVIGGISAFFIFIFPGLCLVFTMQSEPVSPRVRVVCTVWGVITVIVGAFIFGQSTTIAIMEIFHKF